Part of the Fusarium musae strain F31 chromosome 3, whole genome shotgun sequence genome, AAGTCAaaggaggccaaggccacACTTCTCCGATCCACACGCAAGGAAGTCTCTGAATTCTTAAGACAAACGCTCGGCGAGTCTGGCTTGCCAGTGAGTCAAGCAACAACACAAAAAGAGGAgttctccaacttcttccGCAAAGTCCGCGCCACTGGCGAGACACCCACAGCCGAGGACGTTATCAAGGTCTGCAAGGTCTTCCGCGATGATTTGACCCTCGACAACTTGTCACGACCTCAGCTCGTTTCCATGTGCAAGTACATGAACCTCAACACATTCGGTACCGACATGATGCTCCGATATCAGATTCGTCACCGTATGCGACAGATCAAGCGCGATGACAAGGCCATCAGCTACGAGGGTGTTGACAGTCTGACTGTTGCTGAACTCCAGGCTGCCTGTGCTGCCCGTGGTATCCGAACACACAGTGTTTCCCCCGCCCGCATGCGAGCGGACCTTCAGACTTGGCTCGATCTCCGACTCAAGGAGGGTGTTCCCTCAACACTCCTCGTCCTGAGCAACGCCTATATGTACGGTCAGGGCTCAGGCGAGGGTTACAATCAGGTTGAGGCTCTCATCGGCGTCATGTCCGCCATTCCCGAGGAGCTGTACCACGAGATCGAGCTCGAGGTGCACAGCGCCGAGGGTGCTGCCACTAACAAGCAGCGACTCGAGGTCATCAAGGAGCAGCAGGATCTCATCGAGGACGAGGCCGAGCAGGACCAGGCTAGCCAAAGCTCTGGCTTCGCCACTCCCCGCGACACAGACGAtatcgacgagaaggaggagagactcgctcaagctcaagctgagGGTCTCGGCAAGAAGCAAGTCAGCGAGATGGTCGAGGCCGAGATGGAGCTGGCCAAGGCCGCTGAGTCTGCTGCTTCACTAGAGCGGGAGATCAACGCCAGCTCTGGATCGTCCAAGGAGCAGAAGTAGACGAGAGGAgagtgaagtgaagtgagcTAGAGGCTCAATGTACCATGACTTGGTGTGTGTGTTTTTCATATGTATGACTGTATGGATTGGTATGGCATCAAGGCGGGATGGGAAATTAAGGCGCTGTGCTGCTGTATCAAAAACTTGGCCCCCGACATTTGAGAGGACCGAAGATTAAGTATTACTTGTTTGGGATAGACCACTCTCGACGGGAAGCAATAGATTCCACTGAATGATTTTATTTGTATATATAATTCATTTGCCTGACACTGCACTGTGAGTTGCCATTTACCTTATTCCCGAGTGATATCTTGATGCCTATTGAGACGGGAcccttgggcttggcttaGCTGCGTCATCGTCTTTGCTAATGTAGATCTTGATAGAGGGGTACTTGTGAAGGCGATGACGAGGGACTACTACGGCCACCAAAGCTTAGCTAAAGTACTCTCGAATAACTTAATAGATTGGCGAGTAGATTTAGAAGAGCTTGAGCATGTTTCTATAACCTTGGATATAGACGAT contains:
- a CDS encoding hypothetical protein (EggNog:ENOG41), translated to MSASSNVARRAVARNPLMGNARALSRGVTPALIGRHVSRNVKVPAIALLIPRSMSTDHHRHDPSSSGPPPGFNAEQAKKPLPKDSTGSVVAKKEDKKLDPNTKDAAVLKPADASATAKADTEVVATKEGVMEKGDAAQKAKEEKKLTLWEKVKKEAHHYWDGSKLLAAEVKISWRLALKMAAGYELTRRENKQLQRTVQDLGRLVPFSVFIIVPLGEALLPLALKLFPNMLPSTFEGQKSKEAKATLLRSTRKEVSEFLRQTLGESGLPVSQATTQKEEFSNFFRKVRATGETPTAEDVIKVCKVFRDDLTLDNLSRPQLVSMCKYMNLNTFGTDMMLRYQIRHRMRQIKRDDKAISYEGVDSLTVAELQAACAARGIRTHSVSPARMRADLQTWLDLRLKEGVPSTLLVLSNAYMYGQGSGEGYNQVEALIGVMSAIPEELYHEIELEVHSAEGAATNKQRLEVIKEQQDLIEDEAEQDQASQSSGFATPRDTDDIDEKEERLAQAQAEGLGKKQVSEMVEAEMELAKAAESAASLEREINASSGSSKEQK